One genomic window of Glycine soja cultivar W05 chromosome 9, ASM419377v2, whole genome shotgun sequence includes the following:
- the LOC114425591 gene encoding amino acid transporter AVT1I-like isoform X2: MEGNVILSIPLIEDQNQHWNENQNSGTNIIGSTSFLSTCFNGLNALTGVGILSVPYALASGGWLSLVLLFAIAAAAFYTGTLIKRCMDKNSNIKTYPDIGELAFGKIGRLIISVSMYTELYLVSIGFLILEGDNLNNLCPIEEVQIAGFVIGGKQLFVILVALIILPTVWLDNLSMLSYVSASGVFASAVIILSISWTGTSDGVGFHQKGTLVNWRGIPTAVSLYAFCYCAHPVFPTLYNSMTNKHQFSNVLLVCFLLTTVGYASMAIIGYLMFGADVESQVTLNLPLNKVSSKLAIYTTLVNPISKFALMATPITNALKDLLPRAYKNRATNILVSTVLVISATIVALSVPFFGDLMSLVGAFLSVTASILLPCLCYLKISGTYNEFGCETIAIVTIIVAAIAMGISGTYTSVMEIVHHL; the protein is encoded by the exons ATGGAGGGTAATGTCATCCTTAGCATTCCCCTAATTGAAGACCAAAACCAACACTGGAATGAAAACCAAAATTCTGGCACCAATATTATTGGCTCCACATCTTTCCTCAGCACTTGTTTCAATGGGCTCAATGCTTTGACAG gTGTTGGAATACTGTCAGTTCCATATGCTCTTGCATCTGGAGGGTGGTTAAGCTTGGTTCTTCTATTTGCTATTGCCGCTGCAGCATTTTACACAGGCACGTTGATTAAAAGATGTATGGACAAGAATTCTAACATTAAAACCTACCCAGATATAGGTGAGCTTGCATTTGGAAAGATAGGAAGGCTAATAATATCAGTGTCCATGTACACGGAGCTCTACTTGGTTTCAATAGGGTTCTTGATTCTGGAAGGCGATAACTTGAATAACTTGTGCCCCATTGAAGAGGTTCAGATAGCTGGCTTCGTAATTGGTGGGAAGCAACTGTTTGTGATATTGGTTGCCCTTATCATCTTGCCCACAGTTTGGTTGGACAACTTGAGTATGCTTTCTTATGTATCTGCAAGTGGAGTGTTTGCTTCTGCTGTAATCATCCTATCAATATCATGGACTGGAACATCTGATGGAGTTGGTTTTCATCAAAAGGGAACTCTTGTTAATTGGCGCGGAATCCCCACAGCTGTTAGCTTGTATGCCTTTTGCTATTGTGCACATCCCGTCTTCCCCACCTTGTACAATTCCATGACTAACAAACATCAGTTTTCTAAT GTCCTATTAGTATGCTTTCTGTTAACCACTGTGGGTTATGCATCCATGGCTATAATTGGTTATCTAATGTTTGGTGCTGACGTTGAATCACAAGTAACATTAAACCTGCCACTGAACAAAGTAAGCTCAAAATTAGCAATATATACAACCTTGGTCAATCCCATATCCAAGTTCGCTTTGATGGCAACACCAATTACCAATGCTTTGAAAGATTTACTTCCAAGGGCGTACAAGAATAGAGCGACCAACATCTTAGTCAGCACTGTCTTGGTAATAAGCGCTACCATTGTTGCCCTCAGTGTTCCTTTCTTTGGGGATCTCATGTCTCTGGTTGGAGCGTTTTTAAGTGTCACAGCTTCTATTCTGCTTCCATGCTTGTGTTACTTGAAGATTTCAGGCACTTACAATGAATTTGGGTGTGAGACCATAGCCATAGTGACAATAATAGTAGCAGCTATAGCAATGGGAATATCTGGAACATATACCTCTGTCATGGAAATAGTACATCATTTGTAA
- the LOC114425591 gene encoding amino acid transporter AVT1I-like isoform X1: protein MTEKLSNNPSLNVPLLSEWNHHDEEKAIASHPSTKNTVSFFRTCLNGLNAISGVGILSVPYALASGGWLSLVLLFAIAAAAFYTGTLIKRCMDKNSNIKTYPDIGELAFGKIGRLIISVSMYTELYLVSIGFLILEGDNLNNLCPIEEVQIAGFVIGGKQLFVILVALIILPTVWLDNLSMLSYVSASGVFASAVIILSISWTGTSDGVGFHQKGTLVNWRGIPTAVSLYAFCYCAHPVFPTLYNSMTNKHQFSNVLLVCFLLTTVGYASMAIIGYLMFGADVESQVTLNLPLNKVSSKLAIYTTLVNPISKFALMATPITNALKDLLPRAYKNRATNILVSTVLVISATIVALSVPFFGDLMSLVGAFLSVTASILLPCLCYLKISGTYNEFGCETIAIVTIIVAAIAMGISGTYTSVMEIVHHL from the exons ATGACAGAAAAACTTTCCAACAATCCATCCTTGAACGTGCCTTTACTATCCGAGTGGAATCACCATGATGAGGAGAAAGCCATAGCCTCTCATCCTTCTACCAAAAATACTGTGTCCTTCTTTCGCACATGCCTTAATGGACTCAATGCAATATCag gTGTTGGAATACTGTCAGTTCCATATGCTCTTGCATCTGGAGGGTGGTTAAGCTTGGTTCTTCTATTTGCTATTGCCGCTGCAGCATTTTACACAGGCACGTTGATTAAAAGATGTATGGACAAGAATTCTAACATTAAAACCTACCCAGATATAGGTGAGCTTGCATTTGGAAAGATAGGAAGGCTAATAATATCAGTGTCCATGTACACGGAGCTCTACTTGGTTTCAATAGGGTTCTTGATTCTGGAAGGCGATAACTTGAATAACTTGTGCCCCATTGAAGAGGTTCAGATAGCTGGCTTCGTAATTGGTGGGAAGCAACTGTTTGTGATATTGGTTGCCCTTATCATCTTGCCCACAGTTTGGTTGGACAACTTGAGTATGCTTTCTTATGTATCTGCAAGTGGAGTGTTTGCTTCTGCTGTAATCATCCTATCAATATCATGGACTGGAACATCTGATGGAGTTGGTTTTCATCAAAAGGGAACTCTTGTTAATTGGCGCGGAATCCCCACAGCTGTTAGCTTGTATGCCTTTTGCTATTGTGCACATCCCGTCTTCCCCACCTTGTACAATTCCATGACTAACAAACATCAGTTTTCTAAT GTCCTATTAGTATGCTTTCTGTTAACCACTGTGGGTTATGCATCCATGGCTATAATTGGTTATCTAATGTTTGGTGCTGACGTTGAATCACAAGTAACATTAAACCTGCCACTGAACAAAGTAAGCTCAAAATTAGCAATATATACAACCTTGGTCAATCCCATATCCAAGTTCGCTTTGATGGCAACACCAATTACCAATGCTTTGAAAGATTTACTTCCAAGGGCGTACAAGAATAGAGCGACCAACATCTTAGTCAGCACTGTCTTGGTAATAAGCGCTACCATTGTTGCCCTCAGTGTTCCTTTCTTTGGGGATCTCATGTCTCTGGTTGGAGCGTTTTTAAGTGTCACAGCTTCTATTCTGCTTCCATGCTTGTGTTACTTGAAGATTTCAGGCACTTACAATGAATTTGGGTGTGAGACCATAGCCATAGTGACAATAATAGTAGCAGCTATAGCAATGGGAATATCTGGAACATATACCTCTGTCATGGAAATAGTACATCATTTGTAA